In the Lactobacillus paragasseri genome, AGCTTCAGAAACGTTGTCTTTCCGCGTCCGTTTCTACCAACTAAGCCTAGATGCCAAGAATTGTCTAAGTCCAGATTTAAATTATTAAAAATATTATCGCTACTATCTTCATATCTAAATGATAAGTTCGAAATCTTGATACTACTCATCAACTCACCTCGAAAAAAGAGCCTGCACTTATGACAAGTACAGACTCTTTCTGCTTTTAAGATATTAAAAGCAGATAGTGCCTCGCTTTAATCTTGTCAAAAGTGCATAGTCTTTCCTACATAAATGGAGTACTTATTTAACTATGCTTTTTTCACAAGATTAAAGACGCAACGGCGACCCTTCTTTCTAAGAGATGAATTTCAATTGATGAGATTAGAATATCATGAAATTTTATCACTTTCAATAAGAGATATTTCTTTTTTCTACTTTTTCACAATTGCAATTGTTGCCTTAGCCACAGGATCTGATACCATCAAGTCAATTGGATACTGACCATGATATTTTTTATTAAAAGCTTCGGTAACATCCTTAATTAATTCTGCGTTATTAACTGCTTGGTATTTCACTTCAAACTTTTGACCAGCGACTTCAATTTGACCGCCATTTTTGGTTCCAGCTTGATACCATTTAGTATCCTTAATCCCTTTAGCACCGCGAATGAAAACCTGATTATCGACAGTTACTTCCCAGACAGGATTGTCTTCTTCAAAAGTTGTCTTATCATCATTATAAGGACGATTGTGTAAAGTTTGAGCCTTATCAAAAGCAGCTATTTCTTCATTTGTCCACTTATTCATATTTTTCTCCTTAATCACTAACTTTAATGTAGGACTTAATTACTTTTCTATCTGCCATATCTTGATAAGCTTCATTAATCTGATCTAAATCATATGTCTTAGTGAAGACCTTGCCTGGATTAATCTTGCCATCTAAGACAGCCTTAAGCAATACTTCCTTATCATAAGTAGTCACTGAAGCTGGACCGCCGGCAACACTCATATTCTTGTAAAAAATCAAACCCGGATTTAATTCAGCTCCGTGTGGTAAACCAACACGGCCAACAATTGCACCCGGACGACCAACTTGCACAGCTTCTTCGTTAGATAACTTACTGCCGACACATTCTAAGACTGCATCCGCACCACCACGCGTAATGGAGATCAAATTTTGAACTCCTTCCTCATCTCGCTCAGCCACATTGTCAGTTGCACCAAATTCACGTGCTAACTTTTCACGATCTGGATGACGACTCGTAGAAACGATTTGCTTAGCTCCACGCAATTTTGATGCAATAATTGCGGACAAGCCAACTGCACCATCACCTAAAACAATTACTGAATCTCCGGGCTTTACATTAGCTACACGAGCCGCATGATAACCAGTTGCCATTACATCAGCTAAGGCTAAAAATGACTTAAGCATTCCTTCAGTATAATCTTCAGGCTTACCCGGAACCTTTACTAATGACCATTGTGCATGCTGGAAACGCACATATTCTGCTTGATAGCCACCAGAGAAGTTTTCACTCAAGTCATGATTCATACATACACCGTCAAAACCTGCTAAACATGCCCGGCAATGACCACAACCATGGGTAAAAGGAGCAATTACAAAGTCCCCCTTTTTGACGGTAGTAATATTTTTTCCAATTTCTTCAATAATTCCAATAATTTCGTGACCGCTATTTTCATGACCTTGCTCTTCTAATCCACGGTATGCCCACAAATCTGAGCCGCAAACACAAGTACGAAGGACCTTAATAATTACATCGTCATCTTTTTCAATCTTAGGCAATGGTTTATCAATAATTTTCATTTCGCCAGCCTTAACAAATTCTGCGTATTTCATTTTATTTTTCTCTTTCTTCCTATATACAATGTTTTATTTAATACTCTTACCTAAGTTATAAGCCGCTTGAGCAAATTTCGCTAATTTTTGCTTATTCCATGAATCATCGGCATAAATTTGATCAATCATTTGCCAGCGCATATAGTCGCTCAACTTCTGCATATGAAGCTTAACTGCATCCATATCTTCTTGCGTACCATACCCGGCCATCATAAAGACCATTTTTTTATCCTTTAATTCATGATTATAATCATAAAAGCGATCAATGACTGTTTTCAGCTGAGCATTAATTTCAAAATAATAAAGTGAAGATACCAAGACAACCACATCTGCATCTAATAACTCTGGAATAACTTCCTTTTCTACCTCATCATTATCAGGAATGCCAACTTCCATACCAGGCGCATGCTCTAATTGTAAAAAATGCGGCTGACTATCTCCTTGAAGACCTGCATCATAACGATAAATGTGATTGCCGGCTTCTTTTACACCATTTTCAAAATTATCAGCTAATTTTTGTGAAGCACCTTCATAATGAGGACTACCAGTTAAAATTACTACTCGTGCCATAAGTCATTCTTCTTCCTTTCAAACTTTTCATAAATGATTATACGAAGAAGATCTATACTTGAAAATTCAGAGTTTTTAATGCTAGGATAAATGTAATTTATAGTGAGGTAAGTTATGATTGAAAATTATTTATTAGAAGAATTAGTGACTTTTGCCAAATACGGCACAGTTGCTAAGACTGCCGAAGTATTAGGTCTAACCCAGCCAGCGGTCACTCATTCCATGAAAAAGCTCGAAGAAGATTTAGGCGTTACTTTATTCATTAGAAAACCAAATAAGCTCTACTTAAGCGAGACTGGTAAATATACAGCCCGAGAAGCTAAAAAGTTAATTGATGATAATCTTGATTTTACTAAGCGAGTCAAGCAATTTGAAAAAGATCAAACCACTTTAATTGTTGGCGTGAATGCACCAGGGCCGGGAATCGTTTTACGATCTTTACATGACCAGAATATCCAGATCGTTAGTGATTTAGTTGAATCTAATTTTGAAAATTTATTAGCTGACCATCAAGTAACTTGCCTTTTGCTTAACTTTCCAATTGAAGACCGCGACATTACTTCAACTTACTTAGGCACAGAATCAATGTCTGTTAACTTACCTGCCGAATGCAATCTTAATCAATATAAGGAACTATCCTTCAAGATGCTTAAGGGTAAAACAATCTTAAGCCCTTCACCAATTGGCTTTTGGACTAAGATTTACCAAGACGAGATTCCAGATAGCAAAATCATTTTTCAAAATGAATCCAGTGAATACAGCGAGATTTTACAATACTCTGTTTTACCTTTCTTTACGACAAACTTAACGAGTTTAGACTCACAATGGGGACTTAATTTACCTAATAATCGTAGCGTTCGTCCATTAAAAGACGAAGTAGCCCATCAGAAGTTTTATGCTTGTTACTTAAAACAAAATAAAGATCGAGTCCAGCCTTTAATTGAAAAATTGCAAGATCAATGGAGTAAATATGATTAAAAAAAGGCGATTGCACAAATAATGATGTGCAATCGCCTTTTTGATATATTGGTATTTTATAAATGTATATCACAGCTAATTTTTTAAACACTTATTAACCCACTTAATAAAGTTGGTTTCGTTATTTCCAGTTCTTTCAGCTTCAGTATGTCCTTGACCCCAAACCGTAGCAAAGTTAACACTTTTAACCTGACTATCTTGCTTTAAAGCTAAAGCTAAGTTAGTTTCAACAGTTAATGCAGTATCGCCCTGATTAATACCAGTTCTAATCCTCCAGTATTTAGCTACTTTAGTCGTATTATAGCCCTTGTAGTAATCAGACAAGTAATACATTGGATTATACATGTTTAATCTTGTAGTCATCGTGTTTCCTTGAGCATCTTTTTGCTTTAAATCTGATGCAAAGGCACTAGCATAACTAGATTTGTAATTCTTTAATTTAGCATATTTACTTGCATTTTCACTAAGTAAATTACTCATCGTAGAATCAAAGTGGCCATTTTTTCTCGTAGTTGTTGCAAACAAATTATTTTCGGTTTGTTGACGAGTAAGTCCATCAAAAGCTCCAACATCCTTTGAGGCTTCTTTACAATGAGTCACAAAAGCTTTCAAACTAGTGATTTTGGCAGTATTAGTTTTAGCGTTATATTTTACCCAAGTGCCGTTCTTATTCAAAGACTTAATGTAACTTTGAACGGTCTTATATGTTTTACCACTACTTTGTGAACCACCTGGTGCGCCAGCGCCACCATTTGGCATGCTACCACTTGGCTTCTTGCCGCTTGGTTTACTATTATTACCATTCTTCATGTTATTGCTTGGTGCACCACTCGGTTTTTGACCTGAATGCTTAGAACCAGATTGTTGTGCAGCTCCACTTGGACCATTCATTGAAGTAGCTGTATATGGGAACTTAGTATCCTTCAAGAAATTATTAAGCGACTGCTCTACTTCTGCCTTTAAATATTCGGCATAAGTCCCTGAAGTATAGATACCTGAGCTTGACTTCTTTAAGGTAAGTTTTTGGTTCTTACTATCCTTTAAACCAAGTTTATTAATGTATTCAGCATACTTTTTAGCCATATCGTTTGATAAAGCCTTGGTAAAAGTGCCAGAGGCACGTGTTCCACTAGTTGAATACTGTCCCATATTCCATTCGTAAGCTTCATTAGCAGTATCTAAACTAGTAATTGGGCACCATGACATCGCACCTTCAGTTGCATCGCTTGTAGCCTTTCCAGAAGTAGTAGCAAGCGGTGCTCCGATTGCCTTCAAGTATTTAATGTAAGCCTTGCTATTTCCGGAACTACCTACAATAGCACTTTGAGCACCACCACCACTGTGGCCAAAAGTGAAAATACGATTAGTG is a window encoding:
- a CDS encoding DUF2255 family protein, translating into MNKWTNEEIAAFDKAQTLHNRPYNDDKTTFEEDNPVWEVTVDNQVFIRGAKGIKDTKWYQAGTKNGGQIEVAGQKFEVKYQAVNNAELIKDVTEAFNKKYHGQYPIDLMVSDPVAKATIAIVKK
- a CDS encoding alcohol dehydrogenase catalytic domain-containing protein; its protein translation is MKYAEFVKAGEMKIIDKPLPKIEKDDDVIIKVLRTCVCGSDLWAYRGLEEQGHENSGHEIIGIIEEIGKNITTVKKGDFVIAPFTHGCGHCRACLAGFDGVCMNHDLSENFSGGYQAEYVRFQHAQWSLVKVPGKPEDYTEGMLKSFLALADVMATGYHAARVANVKPGDSVIVLGDGAVGLSAIIASKLRGAKQIVSTSRHPDREKLAREFGATDNVAERDEEGVQNLISITRGGADAVLECVGSKLSNEEAVQVGRPGAIVGRVGLPHGAELNPGLIFYKNMSVAGGPASVTTYDKEVLLKAVLDGKINPGKVFTKTYDLDQINEAYQDMADRKVIKSYIKVSD
- a CDS encoding flavodoxin family protein, producing MARVVILTGSPHYEGASQKLADNFENGVKEAGNHIYRYDAGLQGDSQPHFLQLEHAPGMEVGIPDNDEVEKEVIPELLDADVVVLVSSLYYFEINAQLKTVIDRFYDYNHELKDKKMVFMMAGYGTQEDMDAVKLHMQKLSDYMRWQMIDQIYADDSWNKQKLAKFAQAAYNLGKSIK
- a CDS encoding LysR family transcriptional regulator yields the protein MIENYLLEELVTFAKYGTVAKTAEVLGLTQPAVTHSMKKLEEDLGVTLFIRKPNKLYLSETGKYTAREAKKLIDDNLDFTKRVKQFEKDQTTLIVGVNAPGPGIVLRSLHDQNIQIVSDLVESNFENLLADHQVTCLLLNFPIEDRDITSTYLGTESMSVNLPAECNLNQYKELSFKMLKGKTILSPSPIGFWTKIYQDEIPDSKIIFQNESSEYSEILQYSVLPFFTTNLTSLDSQWGLNLPNNRSVRPLKDEVAHQKFYACYLKQNKDRVQPLIEKLQDQWSKYD
- a CDS encoding subtype A tannase, with the protein product MKGKRRVILLGGMVLTSLTLLTACQTSATNNNSSSANTSKVVAKATKYQVSNSDISNAKKLLINSSKWHYNAKNKVYYQVNVKYGTKTKSSYESMGIYIPAAYVNAKKSGTNTYKISINTNKKVNGYTASTAPIVMPINTPGYSAQQAPTGYESGSAKFTKAGFIYVLAGCRGLNQTDSSNGSSPWGVTDLKAAIRTLRLNENRIAGNTNRIFTFGHSGGGAQSAIVGSSGNSKAYIKYLKAIGAPLATTSGKATSDATEGAMSWCPITSLDTANEAYEWNMGQYSTSGTRASGTFTKALSNDMAKKYAEYINKLGLKDSKNQKLTLKKSSSGIYTSGTYAEYLKAEVEQSLNNFLKDTKFPYTATSMNGPSGAAQQSGSKHSGQKPSGAPSNNMKNGNNSKPSGKKPSGSMPNGGAGAPGGSQSSGKTYKTVQSYIKSLNKNGTWVKYNAKTNTAKITSLKAFVTHCKEASKDVGAFDGLTRQQTENNLFATTTRKNGHFDSTMSNLLSENASKYAKLKNYKSSYASAFASDLKQKDAQGNTMTTRLNMYNPMYYLSDYYKGYNTTKVAKYWRIRTGINQGDTALTVETNLALALKQDSQVKSVNFATVWGQGHTEAERTGNNETNFIKWVNKCLKN